One Streptomyces sp. NBC_01237 genomic region harbors:
- a CDS encoding nucleic acid/nucleotide deaminase domain-containing protein codes for MSSPVPDSRAELVQHFGVEGLRLFGRGSLLGAQLPAAASVLLEETGVPKAVSPYFQAPAADEPVTLGVVAARSGGLRPHSSFDAWPRIGSDGLAQLCVRPDGAVQAVLFGDVGDDMFVNTDVSTFNASLLALDRALPLISAASGLTEAAGVFRNLSSEVRLIDAAAFEAREAWWPRVLDDVRHTLNFPFSAAIEYVDAAGAKQVVTEATGPGQPHPEEIIWRHLSGDGVEASQVRRVYCELAPCLMPGHYCAVWMQDLFTQAEFSHSFDYGQDAESREEGMKQLITHAAEQARRR; via the coding sequence ATGTCTTCCCCCGTACCGGACAGCCGTGCCGAGTTGGTACAGCATTTTGGCGTCGAGGGGCTGCGGCTGTTCGGACGCGGCAGCTTGCTGGGGGCTCAACTACCGGCTGCGGCATCGGTACTGCTGGAGGAGACCGGGGTGCCGAAGGCTGTCTCGCCGTACTTCCAGGCGCCGGCGGCTGACGAGCCGGTCACTCTCGGGGTCGTGGCCGCTCGTTCGGGTGGGCTGAGGCCGCACTCTTCGTTCGATGCGTGGCCTCGGATAGGGTCCGACGGACTCGCCCAGCTGTGTGTGCGTCCCGATGGTGCCGTCCAGGCAGTTCTGTTCGGTGATGTCGGAGACGACATGTTCGTCAACACGGATGTCTCCACCTTCAACGCGTCACTTCTGGCGCTGGACCGTGCCCTGCCTCTGATCTCGGCGGCTTCGGGCCTGACCGAAGCCGCAGGCGTCTTCCGTAACCTGAGTTCGGAGGTTCGGCTGATCGATGCGGCCGCGTTCGAGGCCCGTGAGGCGTGGTGGCCGCGAGTGCTCGACGACGTCCGGCACACCCTGAACTTTCCCTTCTCCGCCGCGATCGAGTACGTCGATGCAGCCGGCGCCAAACAGGTTGTTACAGAAGCGACGGGGCCTGGGCAGCCGCACCCGGAGGAGATCATCTGGCGGCATTTGTCCGGAGATGGAGTGGAGGCGTCCCAGGTCCGTCGCGTCTACTGCGAGCTTGCCCCCTGCCTGATGCCGGGCCACTACTGTGCGGTGTGGATGCAAGACCTCTTCACGCAGGCCGAGTTCAGCCACAGTTTCGACTACGGGCAGGACGCCGAGTCCCGCGAAGAGGGGATGAAGCAGTTGATCACGCATGCCGCCGAGCAGGCGAGGCGTCGCTGA